The Corallococcus caeni genomic interval CCACGCGCAGCGTTTCGATGGGGAGGTTCGCGTAGTCGATGGGCGACGCGGGCGAGGCCAGGTTGAGGACGAAGTCCACCGGCCCGTCCACCTCCAGCCCCTCCGTGATGTCCTGCTTCACGAACTGGAAGCCCGCGCGCGGCTTGAGCGTGCGCACGTTCGCTTCGTTCCCGGTGATGAGGTTGTCCACCGCGAGGACGGACTCCGCGCCGTCATCCAGCAGCCGCTCACACAGGTGCGAGCCCACGAATCCGGCCCCACCCAGCACCACCGCCCGCTTGCCACGCATGCTCGTCACGTCACGCCTCGTTCGTCAGGAGAGTTCGTCGAAGGTTGCCTGGCCCGGCAGCTGCGCCTTGTACTTCTCCAGCACCAGGTCGATGCCCTGCCGGATGTATTCGGCCACGGGCACCTTCGTCTTCTGGTTCAGCGCCTTGAGCAGTTCGTTCTGCTCCGGAGTGATGTAGATGGTGGTGCTGACTTTCTTTCGGGCCATGGCGATACGTGAAAATATATGGAATGACGTGGCCTGCGAAGCACGGAGTGGAAGCGGCGCGAACATGGCGCCCCACCTGCTTGGGAGGCACCTTGGCTTCTGGCAACCGTCTGATTTTCCTGGGCTTCCTCGCGGCAGCCACGCTCTCCGGTTGTGCCTCCCAGAAGCCGGCGGAGACCCCTGACGCAGCGCGCAAGCGGCCGGAGGCGGAGTCCATCCGGGGCAAGCAGGCGCCCGGGGAGACGGTCACGGAGCTGGACGCCAACGGCGATGGCCGCACGGACGTCTGGGAGTACCGGGTGAAGGACGTGCTCGTGCGCAAGGGGCTGGACCTGAACTGGGACGGCCGCGTGGACGTCACCCAGTACCTGGATCCGCAGGGCGCGAAGGTCCGCGAGGTGATGGACCTGGACTACGACGGCAAGGTGGACGCGACGTACCACTACGCCGAAGGCAAGCGCACGAAGGGCGAGCGCGACCTGGACGGCGATGGCCGCGCGGACTCGTGGCTCTACTACGAGAACGACACGCTCGTGCGGAAGGAGCGCGACGCGAACCACGACGGCCGGGTGGACTACTGGGAGTACTGGGAGAACGGCCAGGTGGATCGCATTGGCGAGGACCTGGACGGCGACGGCACCGTGGACCAGTGGACGCGCAACCCGAACCCGGCGGCGGCGAAGTCCAAGGAGTGATGCCGGGGGCCCGGGCCAGCGCGCACCGCGTGGGCGCGCTGGCGGGCGGTACCGCGAAGGCTACGGGGCGCTGGTGCCCGTGCGCCCGTAGGAGTCCTCCAGGCGCACCACGTCGTTCAGCTCGGGGGTGCTGACCTCGAGGATGTCGCAGTCGGTGATGGCGACCATGCGGTGCTTGGTCAGCGGCTTGATGTGGTAGCTCTCACCGGGGTTCATCTCCTTCTCGATGAGGCCCTGGCCCTCGTCGACGACGAAGAGGAGCTTGCCGCTCTGGACGTGGATGGTCTCGTCCTTGACGTTGTGGAACTGGAGGCTCAGCTTGTGGCCAGCCTTCACGTGCAGGAGCTTGCCCACGTAGCGCTCCGTGTGGGCCCAGATGAGCTCGTGACCCCAGGGCTTCTCCACCCGCTTCGTCGTCGTCATGTTGCTTCGTCTCTTCCTTGCCCAGCAGCGCTAGTTCGTGCCGGCCACGTACGCGTCGAGCTGGGTCTCGCGCTTGAAGTCCGTCAGGTACCGGCCAGCGGCTTCCTTGCTGGCGAAGCTGCCCATCCGGACGCGGTACCAGGTGCCCTTTCCGGGCACCTCCGCCGACAGGATATAGGGGGCATAGCCCTTATCACGCAACCGCGCGGCGAACCGGTCGGCGTCCTGGCGGCTCTGGAAGGCGGAGAGCTGGAGCGTGAACGCCCCACCCTTCACGGCCTCCGAGGGACGCGGCGGCTCCGCGGGCAGCGCCTGGGCCCGGGCGATGGCCTCCTTCATGCCCCCGTCGCGCGCGGCGGTGCGGGTGGCGACCGGCGTCTCCTCCACCTTTCCCTTCACCGGCTCCGGCTTCACGGCGGCGACCTTGGGGTCCTCAGCGGGCTTCGGCTCCGGCTTCACGGGCTCCGGCTTGGCGACGAGCTTGCCGTTGGCGATGGCGTCCTCCTCCGCGGCGTCCATCGCGGGCAGCTCGCCCGTGTCGGGGTCCGGCGTGGGGGCCGGGGCGGCGGGCTTCGCGGCGACCTTGGGGGCCTCAGCGGGCTTGGGCTCCGGCTTCACCTCGGGCTTCGCGGCGGCAACCTTGGGGGCCTCCGGCTTCGCGGCGACCTTGGGCAGCGGCGGCAGGGCCTCCGAGGCCGTCTTGCGGGTGAGCTCGTCCGGGAAGGTGAGCGGCGGCTCCTGGCGCGCGTCGTTGAGGACCTGCGCGTTGGCGTCCAGCGCGGAGAGCAGGTCCGGGGCGGCGGCCGTCTGCGCGTCGCCGGAGAGCTTCTTGCCCACCACCACGCCCAGCACGAACACGGCGCCCATCACGACGATGCCGGCGATCAACAGGCTGACGATCTGCCGGTTGTCCAACGAGACGTCGAACTTCTCCTTCATCCGGTGGGCGTCACGCATGGCGGGGCAAACCTCATTGCGCGCTCGGGCCGTGTAACGGCCTGTAGCGACAGCGTGCGCGCAAGCTACGCCCCACCCCCAGGCGGGTCAAATTCACGGAGGCCGCGTTGGAGCGACGCGCGCGAGGCCCAAAGTCAGGCCCCGGCGGCGCTGGCGACGGCTCCGGTGCAGGCGCACGACGCGCCGGGTGGGATCAGACGATCCACCCGCCGCCGAGCACGCGATCCCGGTCGTAGACCACCGCGGCCTGGCCCGGCGTGACGGCGCGCGCGGGCTCATCCAGCTTCACCGACACGAGCCCGTGCTGCGAGATGTGGATCCGTCCCGGGGCGCCCGCGTGGCGGTGGCGGATGCGGACCTCCACGGCCTGTTCCGGCGGGGGCGGCCCGTCCACCCAGTGCGGCTGGAGCAGCCCGAACTGCGCGCGGCCGGTGCCCTCCGCGGGGCCCACGACGACGCGGTTCGTCTCCGGCTCCAGGCGCTGCACGTAGCGCACCTCGCCGCCGCCCAGGTTGAGCCCCTTGCGCTGCCCCACGGTGAAGCGGTGGATGCCGTTGTGCGTGCCCAGCACCTTGCCGTCCGGATCCACGACCTCTCCGGAGGGCTGCGGCCCGGCGACCTTCTCCACGAACCCGGCGTAGTCGCCGTCGGGCACGAAGCAGATCTCCATGCTCTCCGGCTTGTGGGTGGTGGGCAGGTGGTGGCGCTCGGCGACGGCGCGCACCTCCGGCTTGGTGAGGTGGCCCACCGGGAAGAGGACGTCCTTGAGCTCCTCCTGGCCCAGCGTGAAGAGGAAGTAGCTCTGGTCCTTGGCGGCGTCCACGGCGCGGCGCAGGTGGAAGCGGCCGTCCACCTCCTCCACCTGGGCGTAGTGGCCGGTGGCGAGCCGGGCGCCCAGGGCGCGCGCGCGCTTGAGGAGGAAGTTGAACTTCACGTCGCGGTTGCAGCTCACGCACGGGATGGGCGTCTTGCCGCCCAGGTACGACTGGACGAACGGATTGACGACCCGGTCCTGGAAGATCTCCTCGGCGTTGGCCACGTAGAACGGGATGCCCAGCGTCTGGGCCACCGCGCGGGCGTCGTCGATGTCGTCCGGACTGCAGCAGCTGCCACACTTCGCGTTGCCCTCGTAGGACCAGACGCGCAGGGTGATGCCGATGACCTCGTGGCCCTGCTCCTTGAGCAGGGCGGCGGCGGCCGAGGAATCCACCCCACCGCTCATGGCAACGACGACTCGCATGGGGCCCCTTCCTACACGCCCCCGGGCCGGGACGCACGGCCCGAGGCGCTCCAGGCCCCCTCCCCTGCCCTCCGGCCGGAGAGGAGGCCCCCGTTTCAAGAACCGCGCGCCGCCCAGGCCGTGAGCCGGGCGCGGAGCTCGTCGGCGGTGTTCAGCGACGGCTCATCGAGCACCGTCTCCACCAGGTACCGGGTCGCCTCGCCCACCTTCGGCGAGGGGCCGATGCCCAGCGTCTTCATGATGTCGCCCCCAGTGAGCGCCAGCTCCTTCGCGGACAGGGGGGGCTTCGCGGCGGCCAGCGCCTCCAGCCGCGAGGCCAGCGCCTCCAGCGCCGGAAGCTGCTCCGGGGCCCGGACCTGGACGCGGGCCCGGGCCACCGCGATGAGCGCGGGCAGGTTCGCGATTCCTACGCGGGCGAGCAGCCGGCGCAGCGCGGGATCCGTGTCGCTCACGCGCGTCTCCAGCTTCGCGTGCTCGACGAGCAGGCCGATGAGGTCGGCGGACTTGTTGGGGAACTTCAGGCGCAGGCACAGGTCGCGGGCCTGCGTCGCGGTGTCGATGTCCGCGAGCAGCGTGGCCATGCGCAGGTCCGCGTCCAGCGGCGCGGCCTGCACGGCGGCGCGGGCGAGCCGGGCGGCCTCCGCGTCCACGCGGGCCACCTCCGGAAGAAAGACCTCCATCAACCCCGTGTCCGCGAGCAGGTGGAGCCCCGTCTCCGCGCGGGGGGACAGGAGCAGCTTGAGCAGCTCCTCGCGCACGCGCTCCAGCGCGACCTTGCGGAACACGGCCAGCGTCGCGGGGATGGCGTCGCGGGTGGCGGGGTCCAGGGTGAAGCCCAGCACGGCGGCGAAGCGCACGGCGCGCAGCGGGCGCAGGCCGTCCTCGGAGAAGCGCTCCTGCGCGGAGCCCACGCAGCGGATGAGCTTCGCGGGCAGGTCCACCTGGCCGCCGAACGGATCCACCAGCTCGCGGTCGAGCGGGTTGTACGCCATGGCGTTGATGGTGAAGTCGCGCCGCGACAGGTCCTTCACGATGTCGCGCTCGAAGGACACGGAGCTGGGGCGCCGTCCGTCCAGGTAGTCCCCTTCCGAACGGAACGTCGTCACCTCCACGTGGTTGCCGCCGGTGACGACCGTCACCGTGCCGTGCTGGATGCCGGTGGGGATGACCTTGCGGAAGGCGCGCTGGACCTCTTCCGGCAGCGCGCTGGTCGCGACGTCGAAGTCCTTCGGGTGGACCTTGCGGACCATGTCCCGCACGCAGCCGCCCACCAGATAGGTGGGGTGGCCCAGCTCGCGCAGGCGGGTGATGACTTCGAGCACGGGCTTCGGGATGTCGGCGTCGTGGAGGTTGGCGATCATGACCGCGGACGGGGTGGGAGGAGGCGGGCGCGTACGTTGCCGTCTTCCGGCGAGCCTGGCCACTGCGGAGGCCCCGTGAAGGTCGGCATACGACAAATGACGTATACGTGCGCAAATGAAAGTCTTCAGGAAACTCCTACCCACACGCCCCGACAATCATTTCAACGCAGCACCTACCGCGGGCGGGGCCAACGGCCGCCGCCCCCAGCGAGGAAGACCATGCTCAAGGCCATCAGCAGCTACACGTTCAAGAACCCCTCCCGCCTGCAGGTAGACCGCACGTCGGACGGCTCGAAGAGCGTCTACGGACAGCAGGTCAACGGCATGAACTACTTCCTGGACAAGAAGAACGTCGGCATCTCCGACCGGTCCCGGGACAGCGTCATCGACAACGTCGTCAAGGTGGAGCGCGGGGAGCGCAGCGAGATCAACGCGCACCAGCGCGAGGTCGTGGGCTTCGCGCGGGACGCCTTCGAGAGCTTCAGCAAGGGCAATGTCAGACAGGGGAGCGTGGAGGCCGCCGGGTCGGTGCTCAACGCGGCGGGCTCGGTCTTCAAGTCCACGTACACGCAGACGCCGCACGAGAAGCAGGGCATCCACCCCTGGTGACCCCTGCCTGCTGACGGGGCCGGGGGGCGTTCCTGGAGCGCTCCCCTTCCCCATCCCGCACGGCGTGCGACGGGCGCGTCTGTTAACGATGGACGCGCCATGTCCGAATCCCGAACCACCGCGGTGCACGTGCACGACGCCTGTGACGTCTACGTGGGCCGTGCCTTCCGCGCCTGGGCGAAGCCGGGCCCGCTCAATCCCGTACCGGGCCGCTTCGGCAATCCGTTCAAGCCCGGGGGCGTGAAGACCTGGAAGGCGATGATCCGCACGTACTTCGAGCCCTGGCTGGCGAAGCTGCCCGCCGACGAAGCCGCGCGGATCCGCGACGAGGCCCAGCGGCGCATGGCGCCCGGCCCGGATGCGTTCGAGTCCTTCCGCTGGTACCTGGAGCTGCGCACGAAGCATGACGCGGACTTCCTGCGCGACGTGCGGACGTTGCGCGGCAAGCGGCTGGGCTGCTGGTGCAAGCCGGGCCCGTGCCACGCGGACGTGCTGGCCGCGTGGCTGGACGCAAGTCCGCGTCAGTGACGAGCGCTCTCCCGCTCGCGGACCTGCGCGGGCTGGGGCGTGAGCGTCGCGTCCACCGGCCGCCGCGTGCCCAGCGCTTCCGCCAGCGTCAGGCACGCCTGGGCGATGGCGTTGCGCGCGGCGAGTGAGTCCGCCAGCGGATCCAGCATCACGAAGTCGTGGATCATCCCCTGGTACTCGAGCGCCAGCGTCGGGACGCCCGCGTCCACCAGCCTGCGCGCGTAGGCATGGCCCTCGTCGCGGAGCACGTCGCACTCGCCGTTGAGGATGAGCGCGGGAGGCAGGCCCCGCAGCTGCGCGTCGGTCGCGCGCAGGGGGCTGACCAGGGGGTCGGTGCGCACGGAGGAGTCCGGGGCGTAGTTGTCCCAGAACCACTGCATCCCGCTCCGGGTGAGGAAGTAGCCGTCCGCATAACGCTCGTAGGAGGCTGTGTCGAAGCGGGCATCCGTGACGGGATAGAACAGCACCTGCTGTAGGATGCGCGGGCCGCCGCGCTCCTTCGCCACCAGCGTGAGCGCCGCCGCCAGGGTCCCGCCCGCGCTGTCAGCGGCCACGGCGATCCGCTGGCCATCCAGGTCCGCTTCGCCGCCGTTCTTCGCGATCCACTGGAGCGCGGCGTAGGCCTGCTCGATCTGCGTCGGGTACTGCCCCTCGGGCGCGGGCGTGTAGTTGACGAACACGACCGCGCACCGGCTCCCCACGGCCAGTTCGCGGATCAACCGGTCGTGCGTGTCCTTGTCGCCCAGCACCCAGCCACCACCGTGGAGGTAGAGCACCGCGGGGAGTTTTTCCGACGCGTCCACGGGCCGCACGATGCGGACGGAGACCTGGCCGCCGGGCCCTCCCGGCAGGACGCGGTCCTCGATGCGGGCGGGCTTCTTCGCACTCTTTCCCGACTGCACGCTCCGGAGCACCGCACGCGCATCCACGGGAGGCAGGGTTTCGAGCGCGGGCCCACCCGCTGCCTTCAATTGCTCCAGGAACGCGCGGGCATGGGGATCCAGGCCGGAGTCGGAGGGCTTCTTCGCATCGGTGGGCATGGCGTCTCTCCTCTTCGGCCGAGGATGGTCACGCACGCCCGGAGTGGGAGACGCAGGCTCACGGTGGGCTTGCCCGGAAGGCCCATTTCGGTAGCACGCGCCATCCCTCTCTCGGGGAATGTCCAGGCGCTCCGCACGGTGGGATGGAGTCGCGCGGGCCTGATCCACGGGCCCCTTCTTCTCCACCCAGCGGAGCTCCCATGGCGGTTCGCTACGATCCCAGCATCATCACGAAGCACGCGCAGGCGCTGTACGACCGCGCATCCGGCATCATCTTCGCGTGGGGCGTCATTGGTTTCATCGCGGGCGCGGCGCTGGCGAAGGCCATGAACGCGGAAGGCTTCATCGTCTTGATGGGCGGTCTGGTGGTGGCGTTGATCGGCGTGATCTTCGGCCGGGGCCGGGCCTTCGCGCTCCAGCTCCAGGCACAGGTGGCGCTGTGCCAGGTCGCCACGGAAGCCAACACGCGCAGGGCCGCGGAAGCCACGGTCGCCGGGGCCCCTCCCGCTGCCGCCGTGCCGGTGAGCAGCGCGGGCTAGCTGAACCGATGGCGCCGGGGCTGCCAGGAAGGGGCGCATGGGACTCGATGCGAGCTCGCGCTTCGACCTCTTCCGCGCCTTCCACGTCACGGCCGCGAAGCACGGAGACGGCGTCCTGGTCCGCGTGGACTGACTCCTCCACTGAAACCAGCTCAGGTCCGGCGTTTCCCGTCCCTTGAGACAAACCAGGGTATCTTGAGACACCTGTTTTGTGTTCATGTTTCATGAAAGCAATCCAGGCGCCGCATGCCATGGTCACGGTCCCATTTCCCGGGAGCCCCCACATGCGCACCTCTTGCTGGATGTCCTTGGCCGTCCTTCCCCTGCTGTTCTGTCTCGGTTGCAGCCCCGAGAGCGAATTACCCGAGGAGGACCTCATGTCCTCCCAGTCGTCCGCGGTCGTCGTGTCCGGCGGCTCGATGCTGTCTGCGCGCTATCAGCACACCGCCACGCTGCTCGCCAATGGCAAGGTGCTGGTGGCGGGCGGCGGGACGCCTTCGGGCTCGTACGCCACCACGGAGCTGTATGACCCAGCGACAGCCACGTCCGTCGCCGGTCCGTCGATGCTCACCGCGCGCCGCGGTCACACCGCCACGCGGTTGCAGGATGGCACCGTGCTGGTCGTGGGCGGCATCAACTCGAGCGTCATCGCGTCCGCCGAGCGCTACGACCCCGCCACGAACACCTGGAGCGCCGCCGCTCCCCTGCCGCGCATCAGCTACGGCCACAGCGCCACGCTGCTGACGGACGGGCGCGTGCTGGTGGTGGGCGGCGTGGGCTACGTCACCACGACCTACGTCTACACGCCGTCGACGAACACCTGGGCGGCCACGGGCTCGCTCAACGCGGGGATGATGGGGCAGGCCGCGGTGCTGCTGGCGGACGGGCGCGTGCTCGTGGCGGGCGGTGGAAATGGCACCACGTCCTCCAGCAACCACGCGGAGATCTGGAGCCCCTCCACGGGGGCGTGGACCACCGTCACGTCGATGAACGCGGGGCGCAATGGCCACACGCTGCAGCTGCTCGCCAGCGGCAAGGCGTTGGTCACGGGTTACGTCGTGGCGGCGGAGCTGTATGACCCGGCCGCCAACACCTGGACGAACACCGGCGCCACCGCCGTCCAGCACTTCACCGCGCCGTCGGTGACGCGGCCGGATGGCACCATCCTGATGGCCGGGGGCTCCTACAACACGATGCAGGTGGAGCTGTTCTCCCCCGCGACCAACACCTGGAGCACGGTGGGGACGCTCACCCAGTCCCGCGTCGAACACCCCACCGTGGCGCTGGCGAACGGCCGCGTCCTGTTCCTCGGAGGAACGACCTACAACGCCCAGGGCAACATGCAGGCGCTGGCCAGCATCGAGGTCTTCGACGCGTCCGCCAGCTGCGTCCCGACGACGTGCGCGGCCCAGGGCAAGACCTGCGGGACGATCTCCGACGGCTGCGGCGGCACCCTCACCTGCGGCACCTGTGGCGCCGGGCAGACCTGCTCCACCAGCAACGTCTGTGTCGCCGCGGCCTGCACCCACAACGTCTGTACGTCGGGCACGTCGCTGAGCAAGGACTGCAACTCCTGCACGTTCTCGGTGTGCAACCGCGACCCGTACTGCTGCACCACGTCCTGGGACAGCATCTGCGTCAGTGAGGCCACCTCCTGGTGTGTCATCGCGCAGCCGGGCTGCGTCGTGAGCCAGTAGCCGTCACTTCCGGGGCGGCCTCCGCCGTATGGGGCCCCCCGGGAACCGGCTACGCTGCGCCGCGAATGAAATACACGTTCGTCTTCACCACCGCTGCGGTGCTCCTCGCCTTCCTGGCGCAGCGGATTCAAGGCGCTGGCTGGCTGCTGCTGTGGCCCTCCGTGAGCTTCGCCATCGTGGCGGTTGCCTATGCCGGAGCCGGTGCACGGGCCTTCGGGAAGCAAGCAGATGGACGGATGCGTCCGTGGGCGGTGCTCGCGTTGCTGCCCTACCTGCTGCTCACGTGGGGCACCTGGCACCTGGCACGGCGCATCTCCCGGGAGCGCGTCCTGGATGAAGTGGTGCCCGGTGTCATCGTGGGACGCCGACTGCTGCCCGGCGAGCTGCCCCCGGGCGTCAGCGCGGTGCTCGACCTGACCTCCGAGTTCATCGAACCGGAAGGCATCCGAAGCGCCTGCCGCTACGTGTCGCTGCCCATCCTGGATGCGTCGACGTTGCCCGTGGAGCGGGTGGTCCCGGTCCTTCGGGAGCTGGCCGCCGTGCCCGGGCCGCTGTACGTCCACTGCGCGCAGGGACATGGGCGCACGGGGATGATCGCCGCCGCGCTCCTCGTGGCCCGGGGGGATGCGCCGGACGCGAAGACGGCCCTCGCGAGGGTGCGGCAGGCGCGGCCCGCGGTGCGGCTCTCCGTCCAGCAGGAGCGCGCGCTCGACGCGTTGGCCGCGGCACTGGTCTGAACCGCGAGACCCGGACACGACGCCGGGCCTCACGGATGCTCAAGACCGCTTAGCTCTCGGCGACCGGGGCCTGCTCCACTTCCGGCTGGGCGGCGGCGCACACCGGCGCGGTGTCCTCGGACCGCTGGGTCTGCTCCGAGGAGACGGAGGCGGTCTCCTCTGAAGGCTGCGCGGACGCGGAGCAATACCCGCCCCACGCCTCACAGGTGGTGGGGATGGTCCTCACGAAACAAGATCCGGTGCAGTCGTACATGTAGCAGATGTCATAGCACTGCGGCGGATAGGCAAAAGCGACGGTGGGGGCGACGCCGAGGACAGCAGTGATCGCCATCAGGGACTTCTTCAGCGCGTTCATCGACACTCCATTGCTACGGGGATGTGTCTGCCCGAAGGCAGGCACGTCTGGCAGGAGACGCTGCACTCAGAGCGCAATGACAGACGTCGGCGCCGCCATCGTTGGTGACTGAACGCTTGCTCCGACCGAAGGCCTGTCCGACATGTGGGCCGGCAGTGCCCCTGGTGGCCGGGGGTGCTGGCGCGCTGGACTGCCGGCGCCGTCCACTTTCAAGCCAGGCTTAACAGCCCATTGCGTCCACGCCGCTGGTCCGCCGTGGG includes:
- a CDS encoding ribbon-helix-helix domain-containing protein, with protein sequence MARKKVSTTIYITPEQNELLKALNQKTKVPVAEYIRQGIDLVLEKYKAQLPGQATFDELS
- a CDS encoding cupin domain-containing protein, which encodes MTTTKRVEKPWGHELIWAHTERYVGKLLHVKAGHKLSLQFHNVKDETIHVQSGKLLFVVDEGQGLIEKEMNPGESYHIKPLTKHRMVAITDCDILEVSTPELNDVVRLEDSYGRTGTSAP
- a CDS encoding SPOR domain-containing protein; amino-acid sequence: MRDAHRMKEKFDVSLDNRQIVSLLIAGIVVMGAVFVLGVVVGKKLSGDAQTAAAPDLLSALDANAQVLNDARQEPPLTFPDELTRKTASEALPPLPKVAAKPEAPKVAAAKPEVKPEPKPAEAPKVAAKPAAPAPTPDPDTGELPAMDAAEEDAIANGKLVAKPEPVKPEPKPAEDPKVAAVKPEPVKGKVEETPVATRTAARDGGMKEAIARAQALPAEPPRPSEAVKGGAFTLQLSAFQSRQDADRFAARLRDKGYAPYILSAEVPGKGTWYRVRMGSFASKEAAGRYLTDFKRETQLDAYVAGTN
- the mnmA gene encoding tRNA 2-thiouridine(34) synthase MnmA; protein product: MRVVVAMSGGVDSSAAAALLKEQGHEVIGITLRVWSYEGNAKCGSCCSPDDIDDARAVAQTLGIPFYVANAEEIFQDRVVNPFVQSYLGGKTPIPCVSCNRDVKFNFLLKRARALGARLATGHYAQVEEVDGRFHLRRAVDAAKDQSYFLFTLGQEELKDVLFPVGHLTKPEVRAVAERHHLPTTHKPESMEICFVPDGDYAGFVEKVAGPQPSGEVVDPDGKVLGTHNGIHRFTVGQRKGLNLGGGEVRYVQRLEPETNRVVVGPAEGTGRAQFGLLQPHWVDGPPPPEQAVEVRIRHRHAGAPGRIHISQHGLVSVKLDEPARAVTPGQAAVVYDRDRVLGGGWIV
- a CDS encoding CCA tRNA nucleotidyltransferase, whose product is MIANLHDADIPKPVLEVITRLRELGHPTYLVGGCVRDMVRKVHPKDFDVATSALPEEVQRAFRKVIPTGIQHGTVTVVTGGNHVEVTTFRSEGDYLDGRRPSSVSFERDIVKDLSRRDFTINAMAYNPLDRELVDPFGGQVDLPAKLIRCVGSAQERFSEDGLRPLRAVRFAAVLGFTLDPATRDAIPATLAVFRKVALERVREELLKLLLSPRAETGLHLLADTGLMEVFLPEVARVDAEAARLARAAVQAAPLDADLRMATLLADIDTATQARDLCLRLKFPNKSADLIGLLVEHAKLETRVSDTDPALRRLLARVGIANLPALIAVARARVQVRAPEQLPALEALASRLEALAAAKPPLSAKELALTGGDIMKTLGIGPSPKVGEATRYLVETVLDEPSLNTADELRARLTAWAARGS
- a CDS encoding DUF4326 domain-containing protein — translated: MSESRTTAVHVHDACDVYVGRAFRAWAKPGPLNPVPGRFGNPFKPGGVKTWKAMIRTYFEPWLAKLPADEAARIRDEAQRRMAPGPDAFESFRWYLELRTKHDADFLRDVRTLRGKRLGCWCKPGPCHADVLAAWLDASPRQ
- a CDS encoding alpha/beta hydrolase gives rise to the protein MPTDAKKPSDSGLDPHARAFLEQLKAAGGPALETLPPVDARAVLRSVQSGKSAKKPARIEDRVLPGGPGGQVSVRIVRPVDASEKLPAVLYLHGGGWVLGDKDTHDRLIRELAVGSRCAVVFVNYTPAPEGQYPTQIEQAYAALQWIAKNGGEADLDGQRIAVAADSAGGTLAAALTLVAKERGGPRILQQVLFYPVTDARFDTASYERYADGYFLTRSGMQWFWDNYAPDSSVRTDPLVSPLRATDAQLRGLPPALILNGECDVLRDEGHAYARRLVDAGVPTLALEYQGMIHDFVMLDPLADSLAARNAIAQACLTLAEALGTRRPVDATLTPQPAQVRERESARH
- a CDS encoding Kelch repeat-containing protein, with translation MSSQSSAVVVSGGSMLSARYQHTATLLANGKVLVAGGGTPSGSYATTELYDPATATSVAGPSMLTARRGHTATRLQDGTVLVVGGINSSVIASAERYDPATNTWSAAAPLPRISYGHSATLLTDGRVLVVGGVGYVTTTYVYTPSTNTWAATGSLNAGMMGQAAVLLADGRVLVAGGGNGTTSSSNHAEIWSPSTGAWTTVTSMNAGRNGHTLQLLASGKALVTGYVVAAELYDPAANTWTNTGATAVQHFTAPSVTRPDGTILMAGGSYNTMQVELFSPATNTWSTVGTLTQSRVEHPTVALANGRVLFLGGTTYNAQGNMQALASIEVFDASASCVPTTCAAQGKTCGTISDGCGGTLTCGTCGAGQTCSTSNVCVAAACTHNVCTSGTSLSKDCNSCTFSVCNRDPYCCTTSWDSICVSEATSWCVIAQPGCVVSQ
- a CDS encoding phosphatase domain-containing protein; translated protein: MKYTFVFTTAAVLLAFLAQRIQGAGWLLLWPSVSFAIVAVAYAGAGARAFGKQADGRMRPWAVLALLPYLLLTWGTWHLARRISRERVLDEVVPGVIVGRRLLPGELPPGVSAVLDLTSEFIEPEGIRSACRYVSLPILDASTLPVERVVPVLRELAAVPGPLYVHCAQGHGRTGMIAAALLVARGDAPDAKTALARVRQARPAVRLSVQQERALDALAAALV